DNA sequence from the Falco biarmicus isolate bFalBia1 chromosome 5, bFalBia1.pri, whole genome shotgun sequence genome:
GTGCCACatttacacatcttttaaatacctccagggatggtgactcaaccacatccctgggcagcccattccaatgcttgacaacccttctGGTGAACAgacttttcctaatatccaatctaaacctcccctggcacaacttgaggctgtttcatCTCGTCctatcgcttgttacttgggagaagagaccaacacttACCTTGCTATAACCTCCTCTCAGGGAGTTGTAGAGAGCggtaaggtcccccctgagtctccttttccccagactgagcacccccagttccctcagcagctcctcGTAgcacttgtgctccagccccttccccagctctatTGCCATCTCTGGACACATTCCAGCACCTCAGCGTCCCTCTGGTAGTTaggggcccaaaactggacGTAGGATTTGAGGTGCCATCTCACCAGTGCCGCGTACGGGGGAACAATCactccccttgtcctgctggccacactgtttctcatacaagccaggatgctcttggccttAGTAGGTGCCATCACATGCTGTGCAGCTTCCAGTTGGCGGCTGCTGGTCACcagacagaaaagcaactgCCCGAAATTCCAGTGACGAATTCCCAAACAAACCATAGGTTCAAAGTCCTCTGGAGGGTTTCTCTGCATTTGCTAGTGGATTTGAAGTTAATTTTTATATCAGCTGCTGCCAGGTGGCTTCATGGTTGATCCGTCCCTATGACTGTGCTGCAGTATTTCCTAGTCCCGAAGTGCTACTCTCAACATgcttgggggtggggagaagtcAGCCCCAATTTGGAAAAGTCGTTTTGCCCCGTATTTAATAGGGTCCCTAGAGCATCCTCAGCCACCCCCCTTGTCCCAGCGTGGGGATGCCGTGGGATGCGCCGCGTGGGGCACTTGAGGTTTGCGGGCACGCCCggtgtggcagcagcagcccctgctgcgAGCACTGCAAAACTGCAAGCAGCTTTCCCCAGCCGTGGCTTGGAGGAGGCGATGGGGAAAGGGCCTCCCCGAGCCCCACCCGCAGCAGGACCCCtaccccagctcccccagtcACACCCCGGGAGAGGGCAGCCGGAgatccctgcctgctgctgcgcAGCCTGGGGGTCCCCACGCCAGCGTCCCAGCTCCCCACGCCGTGGAGCCAGACACGTTTCAGCCTGTTGAATGAAATGATAGTTACAGATAAAGCACCAGTTATAAACAAAACGCTGGTCGCTGCATGCTCGCCGGGTGCTCCCGCTCCGCTGGGGCTAGGTGGTGCGGCACTCTCTGGCTCTACATGAGCTCCCTGCAGCTTCGGCATAGCACAGGGTGGATTCAGAtgattaaaaaatgctttttggggGATGCCCAAGAAAGTGTTGTGGAGGGCACATTGTGGCATGCCTTGCTaacccacccctgccctgctcctacCCACCTCTGGCTGGTTCAGCATCCCTCTGCGCCAGCAAGGGCTGCGCTGGCAGCTGTCCCCTCCGCTGGGACCACAGGAGACTTTCCACACTGGCACCCTGCCTGGGCTTCTgtctccagccccagctgcaggttTGCCCTGCAGAGGTAGGGGACCCCCAGTCAACGCATTTCACCCAGGCCACAGCCCTGAGTGCTCGGacagctgtgaaagaaaaaaaaaatgaaagaaatgggtttctgttAGCAAAAGAtgaccaaaaaagaaaaaaatcggGATTACCCTCTTGGGGTGTTTCCATTTTAGAAGCGAGGAGGGGCTATGGGAATATTGTTCCCCATAAGATTATTGAGTTTGGTGATTTGCCCTAGAAATTCAACAACCTTGGAAAACCGCAGAGGcggtggggaaaaaacaaagatgtCAGTGGTGAAGGGAGGCAGCAGTGAGGGCACACGCTGATACAGGATAACGGAGAGGGCAGTGCTACCGTGCATCGTTCAAAACATGGTTTGGGATTCCTCTGTCACTCGCCCTTTCAACAAAACCTTTCCCCAGAGGGGTTTTATGCACTGCGCATCAAGTCTCAGCATCCCAGACTTCTCCTGTAGGGGTAATGGTACGCTGAGATGCCTTCACAAATATCCCCCCCAAAGCAGGCACACTGGCTTTACTGTTCTTGGTATTTCtaagataaaaattaaacagaacatGTTAATTTAAACAAACCTCATTCCAGACTACATCATCCATACAAAGGCATACAGAAGGGCGCAGGCCCCAGAAACAcaaggcagaaacagaaaagaaaaaccttttcagATCCTTGCCTTTCCATTCAGCTCCGACCCGTCTCACCCACGACCGTGCAACTGAATGACATAAAACACAAAGACACCTCCAGGGATGTCACCTTTGGGACTCCATTTTCTcactcagaaataaaaaatacaaccCTCCCCAAAAGTTTCCTGCATACATTCCACGGCCAGGTCCTTGCTTTGCCGGGGAGCAGCATCCCGGGCAGCCTGCAACGGCTTCTGTCTCCAGCCGgtgtggtgctggtgggaggCTGCGCACCAGCAGCCGCGGGGATGGAGTCCTCTGCCCGCCCACCTGCTGCGGGCAAGAAGCCACGCGCGTTTCCGAGACATGGTGCTGCTCCGCGCTGCTGTGAAGcacccagctctccagggaAAGCCCTCCGAGACCACGAACTTTGGGCTCTCGCAGGTCTTTCCGCTGCCGGCCCTGGGATGGGCAGCCGTGCTGGGTATCTGCgggatgcaggcagctgcccggAGTAGCCAGGACAAAACCATCGCCACCCCCCGAGCGCTGCCAGCCACCTCTCAGCCAAGCGCAGTCTGCAGTCACCGCTGACCAGGCTGGCGTGGACACTGCAAAGAACGGGGTGAGTTTATTGCTGTCCCCCAGATGCCAGAAGACACATCCCTGAGGGATGAGTGGCTCGAGCATCACAGAAAACACGCCGTGTTTCGGGGCTGGGAGGGCACTTGCCTTTCGGGTAGGGGTGCTCCCAGTCACACAAAGGTGGGTTTCAGATCTTCTTTGAAATTCACCACGGGCTGGGGCCCACCATGGTACTCTGTCCGGTGGCCCATGCAGCCGCTGGGCTCTGTGTCTGTGtccgtgctgctgctgcccagggagctgcgCGGGCTCTGGAAGCAAACCTCACAGCAGGGCCGGTGGCAGCCGTGAAACatctcctcagagctgctgctgctggagtcaGAGTCCGGGTAATAGTACAGCGAGCGCAGGGAGGGCTCTGCGGGTCCCCTCAGGGTGCCCTGCCGCTGCTGGGCCCGTGGGATGGATGGCAAAGCACCCTGGCACTCCGGCCATCCTGGCCATCCCTCCGGCTGGAGGCAGACCTCCCCAGGGACGGCTGGAGGTGACGGTGCTGGTGGGTGAAGGAGCCCTCTGCCAGCCAcgtccccttccctccccagggaGATACGTGCCGGCTCCCCACggctccagctgcctgccaccTCCACCCCACGGCTGGCACGGGGGGACATGTGTCCAGGGAAGCgggtggaggtggggggcagCAGAATCTGCCGCCGACGCCTTGCCAGGTAGGGGCTGAGGGGCGTGTGGATGCCCAGGTAGCCCTCCTGGGCCCCCCACGCGCCTCCCTGCTCGCCTGGGGGGCCCTGGCTGTCACGCGGGGGTCTCCCAGGTAAGGGTGGGCTGTGGGTTTTGCCATCCAGGCTCAGCTCTTGTAAGATTTCCCGCAGCTTCTCGCTGCTGACGTAGCTGACTTTGGGGGATGGGTCCCAGGCCACCCCAGCTGAGATGTCCTGGCCCGGCCTCTGCTCTGgaggctgcccctgccccgcagGCGTCCGGCATTCCTGGACATCTTTCAGGCCACGTTCGATGCCATCCCTCATGTCAAAAAGCAACACCCGAGAGCAAacagcctcctgcctcccatCTTTCCGCAGGTCCTGAGCATCGCTGCAAAGAGGCGGTGTACCCAGCAAGCAGGGAGGCTGCCACCCATCCTGCTCCAGACCCGGGGGGCAGCTGTCCCCCGGCGCATCCCCATGCCACCCCGAGCTCCGGGTGCAGGCAGCCGGCGGCAGCGCACGGGGATCACAGCTGCTCTCCGCAGACATCAGCCTCATCAGCTTCTCCTTGGCGCTGCTCACTTGCTCCTGCAGGCTTTCGATCACGGCATTTTTCTGCATCAAACAAACAGGCCTGTCAagcgcggggcgggcggagggTATGAAAACGCCGCCGATTTGGAAGCAAGTGCTGCCAGATAAATGAATCGCCCCTCTTTGCACTCTGCAAGAGCCACACTGGCAGCGCGTGTGACCCGacctcccctgcagccccagacGCGCGTGTGGGAAGTGGGGtaccagggcaggcagctctccCTGCTGGGGTGCTCCCACCCAGGCAGCGCAGGCgagggagcaggaggtggggggCTTTCCCGAGATGGAGCATCTCCCCTCTAAATTAACCATGTTTGAGTGGGCTGTGGGAACCAGGTTCTCCTGCTCTTCTCCCAACacgttgggtttttttaaaccctcCAGATTATGCCTAAATTTTGCCACCTTGGGGTGCAGTGATGtggcaaaacaaagcagcaattCCCCTCAGGAAGGAAGAAGCCGGAGGGGGAGTGCCAGTGCAGACGGGGGTGTAAGGAAGGGCTTCCCACCCTGCAAAGCCTCCAGCCCccaaaaagggaaggggagaagccGAGGGGGGCCAGCAGAGCCCCGTACCTCGGTGAGCAGCCGCTTCATGGAGTTTTTCTCCCCTATCAGCTGGTAGAGCTGCTCCTCGCTGTACACTGAGCGGCAGCTCCTGCTCGGGCtggtgaaatattttgccatGTGGCTCATGGTTTGGCTTTCTTCTTCAAAGGCTTTCCACTGCTTCAGCTGGGGAGTAGAAGAGGGCGTTATCCGGCGGCACGCACAGCCCTGCGAGGCGGGAGGCAGGCGCAGCTCCAGCGCCAAGGAGACAAAGGGACGGAGAAGGGGAGACAAAGGCAGGGTGTGACCGAGGAGCAGGGACGGGTGGCGTGGCGGAGAGATGGCGAGGGGCTGCAGTGTCACTTGGAGCCTCCCACCCATCTGAGCCCTACCCTGCCCCTGGCTCCAGCTTTTAACACAGAGAGGGTGGGTGCCTGCCCGCGCTGCAACCTCTAATGCCTGCAaaagccccctcccctcttctctcccctccctgacGCTGTGACAGACAAAGGCAGTGTCACGCACGCCTCCTTATCCCCGAATCGCTGGTGACAAGCTGAAAACCAGCAACGCTTAGTATCCGTTTTCTCATCTAGTGTCTGCGCGGAAGCCTTGcgcagcccagctccagctgcttaTTGATCTCAGATGAGCAATAGAAGAGCAAGCCCATTTGGAAAAACAAGCTGATGAATTAAAAGATCCAAGTTAAATGAAATGTTCGGGGTCCCCAGGCTGCCTCAGAAAAATGGCACAGGCAGAGTGCAAGTACAGCTCATCAGCTTTTCCGCCCTCGCTCCGAGAGACCTTGCGCTTGGCAGAGCATTGCCAGAAGGCTTGGTGCTTGTCAGAGGAGGTTTGGATCCTGCTCCCAAGGGCTGCTCATCGAGCAGGCTGGAAGCCCGCAGTTACACTGCATCCACTGAGGCAGGAGGGGACCTCTGGGaatcatctggtccaaccacTCTGCCCAAGTGAGGTCAGCTGGAGCGGGCTGCCCAGGACCGTGTCCAGCTGGGCcttgaatatctccaaggatggagactccacaatatctctgggcagcctgttccagcactttgcaactttcacagaaaaaaaccctcacattcttttttctgatgtttaaatAGAAttgcctgtgtttcagtttgtgcccattgtccTGGTCCTGTCAGAGGACACCACTAAGAAGAGCCCAGctcccccttcccacctccacccccaTCAGTATTTACAGACATCGATGAGGTCCCGCGAACCCTCTCCTGCACAGATGTgctctttcttcagcttcacctcttcctccctttctcaCCTCATTTCCTTGAGCCCACACATCCCTTCACACATCAAACTGAGTAAACAACTGTTTCCTCTCCCTGTAACAATGGGAGGATTTTTCCCACTAACGTCGTGGCCAGGCacaccaggctgctgctggaggacacGGGAAGCAGAAGAGCCTCGCCTCACCACAAAAGGCTTCCTCCAAACATCtctgcatcctcctcctcacttGCAGCAAAGCCCAGCTTCCTCCTCCAACAGCACAGAGGAGGACAGCCTCCCCTGGGGACCACCAGCTGCCACGAGGCCATCTGGATGGCCAGAGCCCGGCTTCATCCCTCCTAGGGGCAGAAACCCTCAACGAGAGCAGGTGTGTGTGCTCTAAGGAGAGGACAACCGCACGAACGACCGgtcccagcacccacagggaggaggatgagggCAGCAGCCGCCTCGCCTCCACGTGTGCCCTCTGGGTGGCTGCCACCCGTGGCACACTCTTCGCAGGAGGGCTTCTGCGCCCTGCAACGTCCCCTGCTGTCCTTGGAGGCACAGGGGACTCGCCTGGGGATGCACAGCCACCAAGGGCTTGGAGGATGAGCTGTGCAGGTGAGCCCAAACATTTGgggaaagaagcaggaaaagaagtgCTTTGTCCGCCACGGCTGCTGTTGTTAAACTCTGAAAATGTGCCCGTCTCCAGCCAGGTGGTGGGACAGGGGTGGCAGCGTACCTGCGGGACAAAGATGAAGCAGTTGATTGTGGTTGTACACACGAAGATGCCTCCAGAAGTGAAACCAAAGAGCAAGTTGTGCCAAGCGCGGAAGAAACGGTGAACTAAGCAGACAGTGCCGGCAGCCAGGAAAACGAGGTTGACCCCGACGATGAGCGTCAAGGACTGGTTGACTGGTGGGGAGCTGACGTTGTCGGTCAGACCAGCCAGGTAGGTCCCATACAGCAGGAGGATGctctggaagcagaaaaaagaggTTTCCAGAGTGTGGAAAATTACAGCCTGATGGTGTCAACCCCCACCTCGTACCGAGCCCGGTGAGCTCAGATACACTCAGCACAATCCTAATTAATGCTCTTTGATCTATAATGCAGACCTTCAGCGTGCGGTGGTGACGCTGCAGCGAACGCCCggcatgctgctgctgcgggtCAcaagtggggctggggagggagggcaggagcgGAGGTGCTGGCTGGCCCTGGGGGTCCCAAGCGAGGGGCATGGGGGGCTGAGGGCCAGGTCGGCAGGCAATGCCACAGAGCAGGGCACAGCCGGGAGAGGCAGTAAAGAAGGGAAACCCTCCCCTTGGGCAGCACGGAGCAGCAAAGGTGGACAGAGGAGAGACGGAGGTCCCTGCGGAGACGTGGTGGTGGGGTGCCGTCAAGGAGCAACGATGCACCTCAGAAGGagattcagaaggaaaaagcaaggcAGAAGAAGTGGATGTTCAGACTGGCAGGAAGAGGATGTATTTGGTGCATCTTTAAatggaaatgcaggaaaatactGGGTGCaatccttctcccttcccttcaccATTTCGTGCCTGGCTGGCAGTGGTGAAGGTGGCTGCAGAAGTGCTCCGTACACAGAGGCCCTCGCTCTGCCGGAGCACGTCggttgctgcagagcaggctcCCTCACCGTGCTGCCCCTCAAGCATCTCATGTGAGCATCTTTCCCACGTGCTCAGGACTAAACTACCTGGCAGGCCaaatcccccctcccccagggaACACTGGCAGGAAACAccatgtatttatatatactgtGTTTATACATATACTGTATTTATATGCGTCTGCAGCACAGTGCACGGTCTGCCTTCAGGATCATTTGGAAATACCATCAAACAAAATCCCTGCCCCTGCAAGGACGCAGAACACATGGGACATGACTCCTACATTACTCCCGTGCTACCCAGTAAACGCAACCGTTGGCCTTTTACTGAAGGACATTAAATTGTTATTTGGGCATCAAGAAGCACTTTGTGACCTGAGATGCAGATGTTATGCAGAGCCTTCTGGACCCCTCTGGGCTGTGGGTGCTTGATGGCCATGACAGCCATTGCCAGGGTTAGGGTCTGGAGGGACACTTACAGGCAAGGGAGATTCATACCCACCGTCTTTGGTGGTATGTCTCTCTTTGGTGAGACTCACAACTTCAGAGCACCAGGAATTCTCAAGGTGGGTTGGAACAGTGAGACCGGCCTCACTGGGAACAAGGCTGATGCCTTACCCTGCTTCGTAGGATCCACACTGGATCGTAACCACATTCACCACAGGGCACCTCCAAAGACATGGCCCAAAGGCAAGCCAGCACCTGATCGCTGAGCAAGAGACCAGCACCCAAGTCCCATTGGAAATTCATATAGCCTGTCTGGGATGCAGACAACAGCACTGCCATCCGCTAAACTGGGACTCTCAGCAAGCACAGGACTAcgcttctgtttgtttgtttcaatcTTGAGCAGAGGGCTTTGCTCCTAATTCCAGGCATGTCCTTGGCAAGTCATTTCTGTTCATCGCTCTGTGCCAGTACAAGCAGGGTAATACACTGAGTGGCTTCACAACGGGCTGAGCACATTAATGCCATGGAAGCTAAGAAGGGCTACGTACATGCAGAGATAGAGCCTACTCTCACATTAGCGTAAATCCAGATTAACTCCAGAGAAACCACTAAAGAAATAACTCCATGACTCCACGCAGGTAGACAGGATCAGGGTCAGGTTCAACATGACGCTAACAGAGGGACCTGGGACTCGCAGTGGGGGTGGTTTACTCCAAAAAGCAGTTTGTAGGAGCTGTAGGCAAAAGCATTACCCGTCTAAACCCTACCACAAACCACAGACAAAATCAGAGGTGGGAGACGCAGCACTGAACGTCCGCAATCCCTAGCACCAAATGACTTTTAAGGACAGACTAATGTCTTCAAAATGAAGTGTAGGGGGGAGACAGGCTTCGCCTTGTCATGGGGTctccttctgctctttttcctATGGTTTTGGGTAGATGGTCAATGAGTACCGTGTTACAGCGAGTCAGAAAGGAGCTGCCTGTACTGCAGGCAGAGATGGAGCCATTCCCAAAGAAAATCTGTGATCTCACAAGCTTCATCAACATCACCTTTCTGAAACGCATCCAGCCTCTGCCAACCCAGAGACACATGAAACCACAGATAATTACAGCAATAATTACACCTACATAGTTACATCAGTATAACTAACTCTTCTGGAATAAGAACGGCCATGTGCAAAGCCACACCAGTGAAAGTGTACCTCAGTGGTATAATTAAGCTGATACACATCCTGTAAAGTTAGGCACCAAGCACTTGTCATCAGCACCTCCTTGATTTGGAGTCAGAGGGCTCGGTGGCTGAGCCACGTAGCACATCGCTGCGGGGGATGGTCATCTGAGGCTTTAAGGAAAAAGCGTGCTTTAGAAAACAGCAAGGCAACAGTTTTAAGAAGGGAGACAGATGAGGGGTGGGGGTTGCAGGGAGAGAACTAGAGCGGCAGCATGTGCACGATGTACGTAAAAGAGATGTTAAGGCAGGGGGAAAGTGGTTAATGGGGCTGCTACAAGGGAATGGAAGAAAACATCAAGATGGGAAGGACTGGAGATGGGAGAGCTTCTGAGATGAACAGGAGTCGCTGGAACCTGCAGTAGGCACGTAGCTTGGGAGGGCAGCGGAACTACAAATGCTGCTGCACACTTTAGGCTGTGGGACCAGGAGGAGGCGAGATACAAGGCAGGAATCAATAGAGAGGTTACGTACCTTAAACCCCAAAATGAGAACGAGCCAAAGGTCGGAATAAAGAGACGCGCAGGACTGCACCCGGCTCACTGAGCACGTCATGCCCCTCTCTGTCGCCTAGGAGGCAAGGGGAAGGCAGAAATGAGGGCTGGCACCCGGCGCAGAGCGATGGGCAGGCAGGCGTAGGCATCTGTGCCTGTCTCCTCAAAATTCCTAAAAGGAAAGGCCAAAGCTGGCgctgccaggggcagggggttAAAGCCAGGAAGACTCTGgcgctctgctgccagcagggctggctgaaCCTTTCTCTAAAGCACCTGCAGATGCCCTGAACCCCTCCTGTGCCACCCAGGTGACCTGCACAGACCTGGAGACATTGCAGCGGGCCCTCATCTCTGCAACAGATCAGACATAAACCCAACACAGAGTGCCCAGAAGACTTTctggcttgtttttctttctttctttctttcttcttttttttttcctaaacagcACCTCCAAATGCCCGACCATCCACCAACTTTGTCCACAGAGATCAGACAGGACATGGCGCCACCCTCCACCACCCCTCCTCATCCCTTTACCCGCAGCGAGACGCTGAGGCTTCGGAAGCACTGGACTGGATCAGAGAATACCCACGTCAAGAGCAACATCGCGTCCGCCAGCACCAGCGCTGCCACCattgccagcagctggaggtctTTGATAATCTGCAAACACACAAGCAGAAAGCGTCACCATGGGGGGCAAACAGACACTGACAATCTCCATCCCCTTGGGTCTGTTTCTGGTTCTTTCTTCCGAGGGACGTGTGCAATCTAACAGTTCCCCAAGAGCAGAGCCCAGTGGCTCACCTACATCCGAGTCAGCCACAGGGTCTCTGTCTCCAGCTCCCAAACTCTTAGATACCTAATCAGGCCGGGTATAAACCCTCCCTGATGGTGTGGCTAGCTACTATGACAAAAACCAGCTCTTCCAAAACAAGAGTATCGGTCCTTATGCCCATATcacaagcagagagaaaaaggctgggggaaaaaaggtggagGATTATCATTTTGCAGGTAACACAGACCCTGGTGCCTCAGGAACAGGAGTCCTCGTTGGTACCCAGTTCCCCTGCAAACCTTCTCACCTCACCTTTCATCATCCgaaacctactttttttttgccactggTAAGTGGCTACTGCAAGATGCAAGTGCGCCGTTACATGCACAGTCATATAGGTGGCTCCCATTTCCCTCCCAGCTGCCGTATCCCCTTCCTCCAGTGCTGCACAGGACCACCCAGCACTCTGTCCCTCCCTTCAAGAGGAGGTGAGATGCACCTGGGGGTGGCCCTACATCAGATGCCTTTGAGGATACCTGGTTTGTTTTCATCCTGCAAAAATAATCAGCCCAGACCCGGACACAAACACCAGTGCATAGCGTAATGAAGGCACGTGGCTGATGTAAAACAGAACCAGACCTTCCGTGGTGATGGGGTGGGACTCCACCGGGGGacaggcagcctggcagggcaccCATTTGCCTGCAGAGTGGAAAAGCTCCTGCCTCATTGTGCAGGAATAAAAGAGGAGCCCATGCCCAGCTAGGTGTGAAACCAGACCTGTGACTGCGGCACCCATCCTTGTCACACGCTGGTTTCATTTGATACCCTGCACCGGTTTGGGACTTGCCGGTGTTCGCCCCCCTTGGGCTGtttgccccccaccccgggtGCTGTGTACTCACCACCCGTTTGTCCGGCACCCGCTGGGTGAACACCTTGTAGAGCCGCCAGCTTTTCCCCAGGATGGGGCCAAACACCAGGGAGGTCCCCACGCACAGCAGGCAGAGCCGCACCTGCCGGGGGGCACAGTGAGGGGGCTGAAGGGGACCccgtggggctgctggggacaccccGCACCCTCCCACCCAGGGATGCAACAGAGAGAGGTGGGATGTGCCTACCGGCTTCTGGAGGGTCATATCGGATACTAGAAAGCTGACCACAGGGTGAAGTAAATCAAAAGGTGCGTATTCCTCGGTGGGCACCTGCTGCCTGGCTTTCCCCCCGCACCCCGAGAAGCTCTCATCAGAGGAacaggcagggagagccagGCAGCTGGCGAGCGGCAGGGGCACGGAGGGTCCCAGCATCAATAAACCACTGGCAGGCACCTCCGTTAATTATCCTCaggccagcagctgagcaggaggtGGGGTACGGGGGTCCCTCCCACATCCCACCCTCCCACCTGGGTGCACACCCAGCCCCCTGTCCGGCAGGGTGCCTGCCCCAGGTCAGGACACAGGGGCTCATCACACAGCTCAGCGTTTTGACGACGACCTCCTTAGCAGCCAAAAAACTCACCCGCAACCTCGCGGCACCCGTGCAGAGAATCCCACCTCCCTTCGGGCCCCCCTCTCCCTATTGCACTCCCAGAGCCCAGCAGGCTGCCTGCCGGGGGgagctgccctccctgctgggGACCTGCCTGGCATCCCCCAGCGCCGCTGTGGTTTGCAAAGGCTGCTCAGGCGGAAAGCATCTGGTTGTGTTTTGTGTCTGTGGAAACCACAGCCCGGCCGAATGCGCCCAGCAGCGAGGTGGTGACAAGCTGCAGCTCAGAGAGGGCACGTACAAACatgcgtgtgcgtgtgtgaaGGCATCTGTCCCAGCAAACCTCCCGCTCACCTGAATAAGCTTTTCCACCGAGTCTCCAGATGGCAGGCTCTGCTCCTGAATCCCAAAGAGGTAAGCGCTAGTGTAAGTCAAGccgctgcccagcagggtcacAACATTCAGATTGGGGCTGGACATCTTCACGATCCTCCAGGAAACAAAGCAGGGAAGGCAGTGACAGTTACTGAGCGCCATGACCCGGCAGCACAGCGGCAAGGTCCCCTTACAGGGAGGATGATGGCCATGAGGGATGCTCACACACTGCCCTCACAGCTCCTCCAAAAGCTCAGCCATTGCTCCGTGGGTATAGCGAGTCCCCTCCACAGTGCGCACCCCATCCCCTACCCTCCATTGCCGGAGAGCTTCACTATCCATAAAGCATTTGTTCTGCCCTACCCTGGCACTCCTGTGGGACAGCAAGATCCCCTCTCCCCAAAACGATGGGTACCAGGCCTGCCCCATGGCACCTCTACCCCCTGcgtgggagctgcagcacagaaaagcatCCTTGAGGCAGCTTCAGCCAACACCTTTATGGACAAGACGGTGGGAAGGGACGGgctttctgcagcaaagcagccaggGTCACCGCAGCCAGGTCTCTCTGCTACCGGTGCCCGTGCCAGGCACACGAAGCTGTGCGGTGGTGCCAGCACGTGCCGCAGCCACGCGCCCCCGCAGCggcacagagctggggcagCAATGCCCCCGGCCGCACAGCTGGcatgcagcacagcacccagctcagccccccAGGTCCAAGGCCAACATCTTCCTCCACTGTCTTCTGCTGTAAAGGGGTAGAAGTGGAAAACCTCACCAAGGCAGCCAGAGGCGACTGTCCCAGCTTTGGGTACAGCAGCTACAAACACCTTCAGGAAAAGGCTCTTCCCACTGCTCCTGCCTTTGAGGAGACACCCCCACCCTCAGCACAGTCTCAACTTCAGGAAGCTGCCAACAACGTTCAGGTTACAGCTTCCCTCTGTAATTTCACCCCATCACTCATAATCCTGTAACTGTACTCAGGGAGGG
Encoded proteins:
- the GPR156 gene encoding probable G-protein coupled receptor 156 isoform X2; this translates as MEPGFNCSELCDGSSSFGSQEQQQQVLQELCTVTVTSSERSGKSYPSFSVALLGVVWTFLTGGVLLALFFLVFTIRFRKNRIVKMSSPNLNVVTLLGSGLTYTSAYLFGIQEQSLPSGDSVEKLIQVRLCLLCVGTSLVFGPILGKSWRLYKVFTQRVPDKRVIIKDLQLLAMVAALVLADAMLLLTWVFSDPVQCFRSLSVSLRATERGMTCSVSRVQSCASLYSDLWLVLILGFKSILLLYGTYLAGLTDNVSSPPVNQSLTLIVGVNLVFLAAGTVCLVHRFFRAWHNLLFGFTSGGIFVCTTTINCFIFVPQKNAVIESLQEQVSSAKEKLMRLMSAESSCDPRALPPAACTRSSGWHGDAPGDSCPPGLEQDGWQPPCLLGTPPLCSDAQDLRKDGRQEAVCSRVLLFDMRDGIERGLKDVQECRTPAGQGQPPEQRPGQDISAGVAWDPSPKVSYVSSEKLREILQELSLDGKTHSPPLPGRPPRDSQGPPGEQGGAWGAQEGYLGIHTPLSPYLARRRRQILLPPTSTRFPGHMSPRASRGVEVAGSWSRGEPARISLGREGDVAGRGLLHPPAPSPPAVPGEVCLQPEGWPGWPECQGALPSIPRAQQRQGTLRGPAEPSLRSLYYYPDSDSSSSSSEEMFHGCHRPCCEVCFQSPRSSLGSSSTDTDTEPSGCMGHRTEYHGGPQPVVNFKEDLKPTFV
- the GPR156 gene encoding probable G-protein coupled receptor 156 isoform X1, with translation MEPGFNCSELCDGSSSFGSQEQQQQVLQELCTVTVTSSERSGKSYPSFSVALLGVVWTFLTGGVLLALFFLVFTIRFRKNRIVKMSSPNLNVVTLLGSGLTYTSAYLFGIQEQSLPSGDSVEKLIQVRLCLLCVGTSLVFGPILGKSWRLYKVFTQRVPDKRVIIKDLQLLAMVAALVLADAMLLLTWVFSDPVQCFRSLSVSLRATERGMTCSVSRVQSCASLYSDLWLVLILGFKSILLLYGTYLAGLTDNVSSPPVNQSLTLIVGVNLVFLAAGTVCLVHRFFRAWHNLLFGFTSGGIFVCTTTINCFIFVPQLKQWKAFEEESQTMSHMAKYFTSPSRSCRSVYSEEQLYQLIGEKNSMKRLLTEKNAVIESLQEQVSSAKEKLMRLMSAESSCDPRALPPAACTRSSGWHGDAPGDSCPPGLEQDGWQPPCLLGTPPLCSDAQDLRKDGRQEAVCSRVLLFDMRDGIERGLKDVQECRTPAGQGQPPEQRPGQDISAGVAWDPSPKVSYVSSEKLREILQELSLDGKTHSPPLPGRPPRDSQGPPGEQGGAWGAQEGYLGIHTPLSPYLARRRRQILLPPTSTRFPGHMSPRASRGVEVAGSWSRGEPARISLGREGDVAGRGLLHPPAPSPPAVPGEVCLQPEGWPGWPECQGALPSIPRAQQRQGTLRGPAEPSLRSLYYYPDSDSSSSSSEEMFHGCHRPCCEVCFQSPRSSLGSSSTDTDTEPSGCMGHRTEYHGGPQPVVNFKEDLKPTFV